One region of Triticum aestivum cultivar Chinese Spring chromosome 6B, IWGSC CS RefSeq v2.1, whole genome shotgun sequence genomic DNA includes:
- the LOC123135729 gene encoding uncharacterized protein produces the protein MQSHSRSNSDKMVHPIDGEAWQGYDKEFSEFAEDRRNVRLVIAGDGFTPYKLNAAPYTCWPTFIAPLNLPPGILLKPEYIFLSLVIPGPEHPGKNLSVLMQPLADELMQLWDGVETWDAYHKVNFPMKAAFLWSVHDFPAFGMFAGWSTHGKLACPECMSDSKAFTLQYGRKPCWFDCHRHFLPPDHEFRFQANSFRKDTIVLEGPPRCLTGEEVETHMYTHVNDTFNYNKLHNWTHISCFWQLPYFKKLKLRHNIDVMHNERNAAEAIFNTCFDIPDKTKDNVKARKDLAEICNRPSMHLKLKDYGKWDKPEGDRKFKYADPNSKHYKYNMQLGIILKREHPGIIEKKEGDIVIKTRPALEWFDYYDNDTLDDKGQAAADRVKDVFWNLFEIHVKDDEDLDKVEDDADLVLDNYAMKKVRDTMYQLCVDAVKFYFEKQGERLDDTSACSKELEYAQYLECRIPWFKEHAWPHLCAYWCSKTFKSLRKRG, from the exons ATGCAGTCGCATAGTCGTTCCAATTCTGATAAGATGGTCCACCCTATTGATGGTGAAGCTTGGCAAGGGTATGACAAGGAGTTCTCAGAATTTGCAGAAGATCGTAGAAATGTCCGTCTTGTCATAGCTGGTGATGGTTTTACACCATACAAGTTGAATGCTGCTCCATATACTTGCTGGCCTACTTTCATAGCTCCATTAAACCTTCCACCCGGTATTCTCTTGAAACCAGAGTATATATTCCTTAGCCTTGTTATCCCTGGTCCTGAACATCCTGGAAAAAATTTGAGTGTCCTAATGCAACCTTTAGCTGATGAACTAATGCAATTGTGGGACGGGGTTGAAACATGGGATGCTTATCACAAGGTAAACTTCCCAATGAAAGCGGCATTTCTATGGTCAGTCCACGACTTTCCTGCGTTTGGTATGTTTGCTGGGTGGAGCACCCATGGCAAGCTAGCATGCCCCGAATGCATGAGTGATTCCAAAGCATTTACTCTTCAATACGGGCGGAAGCCTTGCTGGTTTGATTGTCATAGGCACTTTCTACCTCCAGATCATGAATTCAGATTCCAAGCCAATTCATTTAGAAAGGATACAATAGTGTTAGAAGGGCCACCAAGGTGTTTAACAGGAGAGGAAGTGGAAACTCACATGTACACACATGTGAATGACACCTTCAATTACAATAAATTGCACAATTGGACTCACATAAGTTGCTTTTGGCAACTTCCATACTTCAAAAAGTTGAAGCTCCGACACAACATTGATGTGATGCACAATGAAAGAAATGCAGCTGAAGCTATATTTAACACATGCTTTGACATTCCCGATAAAACTAAAGATaatgtgaaggcaagaaaagatcTAGCTGAAATTTGCAACCGTCCTTCGATGCACTTAAAATTGAAGGACTATGGGAAGTGGGACAAGCCAGAAGGTGACAG GAAATTTAAATATGCTGACCCAAATTCCAAGCACTACAAGTATAATATGCAACTTGGAATCATTCTTAAACGAGAACACCCAGGGATAATTGAGAAGAAGGAAGGTGATATTGTCATTAAAACCCGCCCAGCTTTGGAGTGGTTTGATTATTATGATAATGATACTCTAGATGATAAGGGGCAGGCTGCTGCAGATCGTGTGAAGGATGTTTTTTGG AACTTGTTTGAGATCCACGtgaaagatgatgaagatctagacAAGGTGGAGGATGATGCTGATCTTGTGTTGGACAACTACGCAATGAAAAAAGTGAGAGACACGATGTATCAACTTTGTGTGGATGCTGTGAAGTTCTACTTTGAGAAACAAGGAGAGCGGCTTGATGACACATCGGCATGTTCAAAAGAACTTGAATATGCCCAATACTTGGAGTGCAGAATACCATGGTTTAAGGAACATGCATGGCCTCATCTTTGTGCTTATTGGTGCTCAAAGACGTTCAAGTCCTTAAGGAAGAGAGGGTAG